The Nocardioides sp. cx-173 genome segment GCCGACGGAACACCCAGTAGGTCCACGCCTGGTAGGCCAGGACCAGCGGCGTGAAGATCACCGCGACGACGGTCATGATCTTGAGCGTGTACGCCGTCGCGGCGGCGTTCGTGGTCGTCAGCCCGGTCCCGTCGGCGAGCGTGGTCGGCATCACGTCGGGGAACAGGGCGAGGAACAGGCCACCGACGCCCAGGCCGATGGCCAGGAAGGTGCCCACGAAGGACCACCCGTCGCGGCCCGACAGCACCGCCAGCAGGCCGAGGAGCAGCGCGACGGCGGCCGCGGCGAACGCGACGGCCGAGGCGACGGTGCCGGTGTCGAGCTGGGTCCAGCCCAGGAAGACGACGGTCACGACCGCGGCGGCCGCGCCGAGCCGGATCGCCAGCCGGCGGGCGTGCTCACGCACCCGGCCGGAGGTCTTCAGCGAGATGAAGACCGCGCCGTGCGTGAGGAACAGCAGGAGCGTGGTCGCCCCGCCGACGAGGGCGTAGGGGTTGAGCAGGTTGAAGAAGCCGCCGGTGTACTCCATGTCGGCGTCGATGGGCACGCCGCGCAGGATGTTGGCGAAGGCGACGCCCCACAGGATCGCGGGCACGACCGAGCCGATGATGATCGCGAGGTCCCACCGGCCCTGCCACTGGGCGTCGTCGCGCTTGTGGCGGTACTCGAACGCGAGGCCGCGCACGATCAGCGCCACCAGGATCAGCAGCAGC includes the following:
- the cydB gene encoding cytochrome d ubiquinol oxidase subunit II, which translates into the protein MELTTVWFSLIAILWIGYFVLEGFDFGVGMLLPVIGRSDAERRVLINTIGPVWDGNEVWLLVAGGATFAAFPEWYATLFSGFYLPLLLILVALIVRGLAFEYRHKRDDAQWQGRWDLAIIIGSVVPAILWGVAFANILRGVPIDADMEYTGGFFNLLNPYALVGGATTLLLFLTHGAVFISLKTSGRVREHARRLAIRLGAAAAVVTVVFLGWTQLDTGTVASAVAFAAAAVALLLGLLAVLSGRDGWSFVGTFLAIGLGVGGLFLALFPDVMPTTLADGTGLTTTNAAATAYTLKIMTVVAVIFTPLVLAYQAWTYWVFRRRISVDHIPAPLPTPTGR